The Ignavibacteriota bacterium genome has a window encoding:
- a CDS encoding PDZ domain-containing protein, whose protein sequence is MRSIVVSALILIAATVTNGQTVIKKTEGGQTVVTTTTGGQTMEKKTEGGRTMIRIEGGAFIPELGCVLGDEGKQVKVLHAMPGANRPKAYAGIDVQANDLILMVNAKTLKTAAAFKTLYESLAPGDTITLGIKRGEAMHLASFLKADPKDMPRDRKIVIKKNN, encoded by the coding sequence ATGCGTTCGATCGTTGTCTCTGCACTCATCCTTATTGCTGCCACGGTGACGAATGGCCAGACCGTGATCAAAAAGACGGAGGGCGGACAAACCGTCGTCACGACGACCACCGGCGGCCAGACCATGGAGAAGAAGACCGAGGGTGGCCGGACGATGATCCGCATCGAGGGCGGGGCGTTCATTCCCGAGCTCGGCTGCGTCCTGGGTGACGAGGGGAAACAGGTCAAGGTCCTCCATGCCATGCCCGGTGCGAACCGCCCGAAGGCGTACGCCGGCATCGACGTGCAGGCGAACGACCTGATCCTCATGGTCAATGCCAAAACCCTCAAGACCGCCGCGGCTTTCAAGACGCTCTACGAGTCCCTCGCACCCGGCGACACCATCACGCTGGGGATCAAACGGGGTGAGGCAATGCATCTTGCCTCCTTCCTCAAAGCGGACCCGAAGGATATGCCCCGGGACCGCAAGATCGTGATCAAGAAGAACAACTGA
- the priA gene encoding primosomal protein N': MPHYADVAIPTGVDKTFTYLIPDPLVPTARTGVRVLVPFGRKTVVGIIVALPESTTVPNVRPIADVLDASPVLQDHLLQLCSWMAQYYMAAMGDIVRAAMPAGLGQTSKRRVRLLVPADDPRLADARKRSPKRGKLIDLLADHGPMLATELRKRTALTSIHAVIAELERDGVLGTEEIIPGPKAKAKVREFIAVERLDHLAIQNTRDALPARQKKAREFLTALLALAESPGPEIDLLEFMKRTRTASSTVKPFLENGSLSVTRREVTRQQDYGTEAQTLAIRLNPAQDGVRNRIAAALDEQKASTFLLHGVTGSGKTQVYIEAIKYCVDSGRSAIVLVPEISLTPQIVRRFKSHFGDHVLVVHSRMSAGERYDVWRLALAGECRVVIGPRSAVFAPLQNLGLIVVDEEHEATYKQYDATPRYHARDVAIMRGRFAGAVVVLGSATPSVESFANARSGKFELLSLPDRIDSAVMPTVHVVDMTRERKQVYTAAKEALPYEQRGKMKEFKHSSLSRILQEKIADRIAKKEGIILLQNRRGFAPFVECQECGHVEMCDNCHVSMTYHATKKHLRCHYCGLVRRPALLCPQCGGADMRMHGVGTQRVEEELQTLFPDARIVRMDLDTTARRGAHDRILRQFGDREADILLGTQMVAKGLDFPHVTLVGVISADTQMLLPDFRSSERTFQLLTQVAGRAGRSTLLGEVIVQTSQPGHRTLVHLLDHNYLAFFEEEIKEREELSYPPFSRLALVETRGENEEEVRTLAEKIGAALHRNAPPFQILGPAPAVIGKINKNFRWHIVVKTAKTVDPSGSLTNARLRQAVEAVRSSGRHTHIVVDIDPAGIM, from the coding sequence ATGCCTCACTACGCCGACGTCGCCATCCCCACCGGTGTCGACAAGACATTCACGTATCTGATCCCCGATCCCCTCGTCCCTACTGCCCGGACCGGCGTGCGCGTGCTCGTCCCCTTCGGAAGGAAAACGGTCGTCGGCATCATCGTGGCCTTGCCTGAAAGCACGACCGTGCCGAACGTCCGCCCCATCGCGGATGTCCTCGATGCATCGCCGGTGCTGCAGGACCACCTGCTCCAGCTGTGCTCCTGGATGGCACAGTACTACATGGCAGCCATGGGCGATATCGTGCGCGCGGCAATGCCCGCGGGACTCGGACAAACGAGCAAACGCCGGGTGCGCCTCCTCGTCCCCGCAGATGATCCGCGACTCGCCGATGCCCGCAAACGTTCCCCGAAACGCGGGAAGCTGATCGACCTGCTCGCTGATCACGGCCCGATGCTTGCCACGGAACTCCGGAAGAGGACAGCACTGACAAGCATCCACGCCGTGATCGCCGAACTCGAACGCGACGGCGTCCTCGGCACGGAAGAGATCATCCCGGGACCGAAAGCAAAAGCAAAGGTCCGCGAGTTCATCGCGGTGGAACGGCTCGACCACCTCGCGATCCAGAACACACGCGACGCCCTCCCCGCCCGCCAGAAGAAGGCACGGGAATTCCTGACGGCACTTCTCGCCCTCGCGGAAAGCCCAGGCCCCGAGATCGATCTTCTCGAGTTCATGAAACGGACCCGGACGGCCAGCTCCACCGTGAAGCCATTCCTTGAGAACGGATCACTTTCCGTGACGCGCCGGGAAGTCACCCGTCAGCAGGACTATGGTACGGAAGCACAAACACTCGCGATCCGGCTCAACCCTGCGCAGGACGGGGTGCGCAACCGGATCGCAGCAGCCCTGGATGAGCAGAAGGCGAGTACCTTCCTCCTCCACGGCGTCACGGGCTCCGGCAAGACGCAGGTGTACATCGAAGCGATCAAATACTGCGTGGATTCCGGCCGTTCGGCGATCGTCCTCGTGCCCGAGATATCTCTGACGCCCCAGATCGTCCGCCGGTTCAAAAGCCACTTCGGCGACCACGTCCTGGTCGTCCACAGCAGGATGTCCGCGGGCGAACGCTACGATGTCTGGCGCCTCGCGCTTGCGGGCGAATGCCGGGTGGTGATCGGCCCGCGCTCCGCGGTGTTCGCTCCCTTGCAGAACCTGGGGCTCATCGTGGTGGATGAGGAACATGAGGCGACATACAAACAGTACGATGCCACCCCGCGGTACCATGCACGCGATGTTGCCATCATGCGCGGACGCTTTGCCGGCGCGGTGGTGGTACTGGGATCGGCCACACCATCGGTCGAATCGTTTGCCAATGCGCGCTCGGGCAAGTTCGAGCTCCTGTCGCTGCCCGACCGGATCGACAGTGCCGTCATGCCTACGGTGCACGTGGTGGACATGACCCGTGAGCGCAAGCAGGTCTACACCGCCGCGAAGGAGGCTCTCCCCTACGAGCAGCGCGGCAAGATGAAGGAGTTCAAACATTCTTCGTTGTCACGCATCCTGCAGGAGAAGATCGCTGACCGCATCGCAAAGAAGGAAGGCATCATCCTCCTCCAGAACCGGCGTGGCTTCGCTCCGTTCGTGGAGTGTCAGGAATGCGGCCATGTGGAGATGTGCGACAACTGTCATGTGTCCATGACCTACCACGCAACGAAGAAGCATCTCCGCTGTCACTACTGCGGACTCGTCCGCAGGCCGGCGTTGCTCTGTCCGCAATGCGGCGGCGCCGATATGCGGATGCATGGCGTCGGTACGCAACGCGTGGAAGAGGAACTGCAGACGCTGTTCCCTGATGCGCGCATCGTGCGCATGGACCTGGATACCACCGCCCGGCGCGGGGCACACGATCGCATCCTCCGGCAATTCGGCGACCGCGAGGCGGACATCCTGCTCGGAACACAGATGGTCGCCAAAGGACTCGACTTCCCGCATGTGACCCTCGTGGGCGTGATCAGCGCCGATACGCAGATGCTCCTGCCGGATTTCCGTTCGTCCGAACGGACGTTCCAGCTCCTCACGCAGGTCGCGGGCCGCGCAGGGCGCAGTACTCTCCTCGGCGAGGTGATCGTGCAGACATCCCAGCCGGGCCACCGTACACTCGTCCATCTCCTCGATCACAATTACCTCGCGTTCTTCGAGGAAGAGATCAAGGAGCGCGAAGAGTTGTCGTATCCTCCGTTCTCCCGCCTTGCACTCGTGGAAACGCGCGGAGAGAACGAAGAAGAGGTTCGCACACTCGCTGAGAAGATCGGCGCTGCATTGCACCGCAATGCCCCGCCATTCCAGATCCTCGGCCCCGCCCCCGCGGTGATCGGCAAGATCAACAAGAATTTCCGGTGGCACATCGTTGTGAAAACCGCGAAAACGGTCGACCCGTCCGGCTCGCTCACCAACGCGCGGTTGCGCCAGGCTGTCGAGGCTGTCCGCAGCAGCGGCCGCCACACCCATATCGTCGTGGACATCGACCCGGCGGGGATCATGTAG
- the larC gene encoding nickel pincer cofactor biosynthesis protein LarC, whose translation MRIAYFDTIAGIAGDMTMASLIAAGVPFDELVEELKKLNVPGFELTAQHVRRSAIDAVHCDVVITHAPHYHRHLKDILAIIGNSSLSAGVKERASAIFTVLAHAEAKVHNSTIEKIHFHEVGALDSIVDIVGTCICLEKLSIEAVYSSPVRLGSGGIVKTQHGMMPTPTPATAEILQDYPVVLTSVPEELTTPTGAAIIKALSRGILTDEPFRIHAVGYGAGTKEFEGLPNLLRVVVGELADDHHRDGSVVLETNIDDMNPQLYPYIIDRLLAAGAHDAYLIPVVMKKGRPGILLSVLTDPSRTEEISNVIFRETSSIGLRVQTVGRRKLSRTPLTVTTSFGPVKAKAVERDGTTVVTAEYEECKRIAGERNMPLAEVMRIVNTELRSSPPTFEEPHA comes from the coding sequence ATGAGGATCGCTTACTTTGATACCATCGCCGGCATCGCCGGCGACATGACCATGGCCTCGCTGATCGCAGCAGGGGTCCCGTTCGACGAACTCGTCGAAGAACTGAAGAAACTCAACGTCCCGGGCTTCGAACTCACCGCCCAGCATGTCCGCCGGAGCGCGATCGATGCGGTCCATTGCGACGTGGTGATCACGCACGCGCCGCACTACCACCGTCACCTGAAGGACATCCTCGCGATCATCGGGAACTCCTCCCTCTCCGCCGGAGTGAAGGAACGGGCATCGGCGATCTTCACCGTGCTCGCCCATGCGGAAGCCAAAGTACACAATTCGACGATCGAGAAGATCCACTTCCATGAAGTGGGTGCCCTGGATTCCATCGTGGATATCGTCGGCACCTGCATCTGCCTGGAAAAGCTCAGCATCGAAGCAGTCTACTCGTCACCCGTGCGCCTCGGCAGCGGCGGCATCGTCAAGACCCAGCACGGCATGATGCCCACCCCCACACCGGCCACGGCGGAGATCCTGCAGGACTATCCCGTGGTCCTGACGTCCGTGCCGGAAGAATTGACGACACCCACAGGCGCAGCGATCATCAAGGCGCTGTCGCGCGGCATCCTCACCGACGAACCGTTCCGGATCCATGCCGTGGGCTATGGGGCGGGCACGAAGGAATTCGAAGGGCTCCCCAACCTCCTGCGTGTGGTGGTGGGCGAACTCGCGGATGACCACCACCGCGACGGCTCGGTGGTGCTCGAGACGAATATCGACGATATGAATCCGCAGCTCTACCCGTACATCATCGACCGCCTGCTGGCCGCCGGCGCACACGACGCGTATCTCATCCCGGTGGTCATGAAGAAGGGCCGGCCGGGCATACTGCTGTCGGTATTGACGGATCCCTCACGCACGGAGGAGATCAGCAATGTGATCTTCCGGGAGACATCCTCCATCGGCCTGCGCGTGCAGACCGTCGGAAGGAGGAAGCTCTCGCGCACACCGCTGACCGTGACGACCTCCTTCGGGCCGGTGAAAGCGAAGGCGGTGGAACGCGACGGCACCACGGTGGTCACCGCCGAATACGAAGAATGCAAGCGCATCGCCGGCGAGCGGAATATGCCCCTCGCGGAAGTGATGCGCATCGTCAATACAGAACTCCGCTCATCACCACCCACATTTGAGGAGCCACACGCATGA
- a CDS encoding UDP-N-acetylmuramate dehydrogenase, producing MLENHPLAPLTTIGLGGSARYFAMCSSIEECRSAIGFARTHRLPIHILGGGSNTVFLDEGFPGVVIQVCISGLTVTTVQGGVALDVGAGEQWDDVVTSAVARGFGGIECLAGIPGTAGAAPIQNIGAYGQEVRETITRVDALELETLEERSFTNTECGFGYRTSRFKEADRGRFLITGVSFRLQPEARPALRYPELAKAVAADGPISELAPGQPALGRVRKTVMRLRRSKGMVVDHADSESRSAGSFFMNPFVSPEKFTDIQRRWTGEGNSDPIPYYQSAGGVKIPAAWLVEHAGFPRGTNRGNMGVSTKHALALVNRGGTTKELLALATEIQDAVSRLFGIFLSIEPVVVSPEL from the coding sequence ATGCTTGAGAACCACCCGCTTGCACCGCTGACCACCATAGGTCTCGGCGGATCTGCGCGGTATTTCGCCATGTGCTCTTCGATCGAAGAATGCCGTTCGGCGATCGGGTTCGCCCGGACACACCGCCTCCCGATCCATATCCTCGGTGGCGGCAGCAACACCGTCTTCCTCGATGAAGGATTCCCCGGGGTGGTGATCCAGGTGTGCATCTCCGGCCTCACGGTGACGACGGTCCAGGGCGGGGTCGCGCTGGACGTCGGCGCTGGTGAACAGTGGGATGATGTCGTCACGAGTGCCGTCGCCCGTGGCTTCGGCGGCATCGAGTGCCTGGCCGGTATCCCCGGCACGGCCGGCGCAGCTCCCATCCAGAACATCGGGGCGTACGGACAGGAAGTGCGCGAGACCATCACCCGGGTCGATGCCCTCGAACTGGAGACACTGGAAGAACGCAGCTTCACAAACACGGAGTGTGGCTTCGGGTACCGCACCAGCAGATTCAAAGAGGCCGACCGGGGGCGCTTCCTCATCACGGGTGTCTCCTTCCGCCTCCAGCCGGAAGCGCGTCCCGCCCTCCGCTATCCTGAACTCGCCAAAGCAGTGGCCGCCGATGGCCCCATCAGCGAACTCGCGCCCGGTCAACCGGCCCTGGGCCGCGTGCGTAAAACGGTCATGCGCTTGCGCCGTTCCAAAGGCATGGTCGTGGATCATGCCGACAGCGAAAGCCGGTCCGCAGGGTCGTTCTTCATGAACCCGTTCGTGTCTCCGGAAAAGTTCACGGATATCCAGAGGCGATGGACCGGAGAGGGGAACAGCGATCCCATCCCCTACTATCAAAGCGCCGGTGGCGTGAAGATCCCCGCTGCCTGGCTGGTGGAGCATGCCGGCTTCCCGCGGGGGACGAACCGTGGGAACATGGGGGTCTCAACGAAGCACGCCCTTGCCCTTGTGAATCGTGGCGGCACCACCAAGGAACTCCTCGCGCTTGCCACCGAGATCCAGGATGCCGTCTCCCGTCTCTTCGGGATCTTCCTCTCCATCGAACCCGTCGTTGTCTCTCCGGAGCTATGA
- a CDS encoding thioredoxin family protein, translating into MLTRVKNSALIVAFAIITIAGAGRAGTPAAEIGKPAPGFTLTDLEGKTTSLSDFAGKIVVLEWTNPNCPVVRRTYGSGIMNALQKEFTARGVVWLTVNSTNPQHGENETPAAQKERYAAWKASPTAQLLDGEGAVGRAFGAKTTPHMFIIDRSGSLAYNGAVDDDPRGGNADRTVYVKDALDALLAGKAVAVTVSKPYGCGVKY; encoded by the coding sequence ATGCTCACACGTGTGAAGAACAGCGCACTGATCGTTGCGTTCGCGATCATCACCATCGCCGGCGCGGGAAGGGCAGGAACTCCGGCCGCAGAAATAGGAAAGCCCGCGCCAGGTTTCACCCTGACGGATCTCGAGGGAAAGACGACATCCCTGTCCGATTTCGCAGGAAAGATCGTCGTCCTCGAGTGGACGAACCCCAACTGCCCTGTCGTGCGGCGCACCTATGGCAGTGGCATCATGAATGCCCTCCAGAAAGAATTTACCGCCCGCGGCGTGGTATGGCTCACGGTCAACTCCACCAACCCTCAGCACGGCGAGAATGAAACACCGGCGGCTCAGAAGGAACGCTATGCGGCCTGGAAGGCATCACCAACCGCACAACTGCTCGACGGCGAAGGGGCCGTGGGGCGGGCATTCGGCGCAAAGACCACGCCCCACATGTTCATCATCGACCGGAGCGGATCTCTCGCCTACAATGGGGCGGTCGATGACGATCCCCGAGGCGGAAATGCCGATCGCACGGTGTACGTGAAGGATGCACTCGATGCACTCCTCGCGGGCAAAGCAGTAGCCGTGACCGTGTCAAAGCCCTATGGCTGCGGAGTGAAGTATTAA
- a CDS encoding SDR family oxidoreductase, translating to MPSLKDTIVLITGASSGIGEASARLFAREGCALILAARRMDRISALAGELRTAHGIRTLTMELDVRSRNAVEAAIAELPDEWADIDILVNNAGLSRGMSKLHEAQVEDWEEMIDTNVKGLLYVSRAVVPGMAARKRGHVINISSIAAHQTYPGGNVYCGSKAAVRAITEGLRMDLLGTGVRVCAISPGMVETEFSMVRYHGDEQRAAKTYENMKPLTANDIAEIVLFAAMRPAHVDLPEIIVMPVDQASVYHVHRG from the coding sequence ATGCCATCCCTCAAAGACACCATCGTCCTCATCACCGGCGCCAGCAGCGGCATCGGCGAAGCCAGTGCACGGCTCTTCGCCCGCGAAGGATGCGCGTTGATCCTCGCCGCACGACGCATGGACCGGATCAGCGCATTGGCCGGCGAACTCCGCACCGCACACGGCATCCGCACGCTCACCATGGAACTGGACGTGCGCAGCCGGAATGCGGTCGAAGCCGCCATCGCCGAGCTCCCCGATGAGTGGGCCGACATCGACATCCTCGTCAACAACGCCGGACTCTCGCGCGGAATGAGCAAACTGCACGAGGCACAGGTGGAAGATTGGGAGGAGATGATCGATACGAATGTGAAGGGGCTCCTGTACGTGTCGCGTGCGGTTGTCCCCGGAATGGCGGCACGCAAACGCGGACACGTCATCAACATCAGCTCCATAGCGGCACACCAGACGTACCCCGGCGGCAATGTGTACTGCGGCAGCAAGGCCGCCGTCCGCGCCATCACGGAAGGACTCAGGATGGACCTGCTCGGCACCGGCGTGCGCGTCTGCGCCATCTCGCCCGGCATGGTGGAGACCGAATTCAGCATGGTGCGGTATCACGGGGATGAACAGCGCGCAGCAAAGACCTACGAGAACATGAAGCCGCTCACCGCCAACGACATCGCAGAGATCGTCCTCTTCGCCGCCATGCGGCCGGCGCATGTCGACCTGCCGGAGATCATCGTCATGCCGGTGGACCAGGCATCGGTCTACCACGTCCACAGGGGGTGA
- a CDS encoding response regulator transcription factor has product MSRLRVLLVEDDPNLGFILKEHLELQGYDVDLAVNGAEGMDRFRRGGFALCLADVMMPKKDGFSFAKEVRAQDEAIPLIFLTARSLKEDRVEGLRIGADDYITKPFSMEELMLRIRAVLKRAHPPVDAVPAHGQYTIGTFSFDAGTRTLVREGTSEELTTREAELLTMFCQREQGLLERSAALREIWGDDTFFAGRSMDVFISRLRKRFSADPAVQIVNVHGKGFRLVVSPVAAIGRTGLPAPRRTSPSPRRRSRSAGGPTTKRKRG; this is encoded by the coding sequence ATGAGCCGGCTCCGCGTCCTTCTGGTGGAGGATGATCCCAATCTTGGCTTCATTCTGAAGGAGCATCTCGAACTGCAGGGTTACGATGTCGACCTGGCGGTCAACGGGGCCGAAGGAATGGATCGTTTTCGTCGGGGAGGTTTTGCCCTCTGTCTGGCTGATGTGATGATGCCGAAGAAGGATGGCTTCTCGTTCGCGAAGGAAGTACGGGCGCAGGACGAGGCCATCCCGTTGATCTTTCTGACGGCACGTTCGTTGAAGGAAGACCGTGTTGAGGGATTGAGGATCGGTGCGGACGATTACATCACCAAGCCGTTCAGCATGGAAGAGTTGATGCTCCGCATCCGTGCGGTGCTCAAGCGTGCGCATCCGCCGGTCGATGCGGTGCCGGCGCACGGCCAGTATACCATCGGGACGTTCAGCTTTGATGCCGGTACGCGAACGCTGGTCCGGGAGGGGACGTCCGAGGAACTCACGACACGGGAGGCGGAGCTGCTGACGATGTTCTGTCAGCGAGAGCAGGGATTACTGGAGCGGTCGGCGGCGCTCCGCGAGATCTGGGGGGACGACACCTTCTTTGCGGGGAGGAGCATGGACGTGTTCATCAGCCGGCTGCGCAAACGGTTTTCCGCGGATCCCGCGGTGCAGATCGTGAACGTGCACGGGAAAGGATTTCGCCTTGTGGTTTCGCCGGTTGCCGCGATCGGCCGGACCGGCCTCCCCGCGCCCCGTCGAACATCGCCATCACCACGCCGGCGGTCGCGCTCCGCCGGCGGCCCCACGACAAAAAGAAAGCGCGGGTAA
- a CDS encoding HAMP domain-containing histidine kinase, whose product MAQTRTYRFLVAGTIIAVIGLLTIQVVLIDMAYRAADRAFQQNVNAALQTVAQGLEAQEIVMTVVWANDDTTNDVQVGPSQRPSRVLMRFVKAARGDSGVQHQSAVSVPDTPGQGPLPHTVHILRSERGVLHEEMILDTICRGAVRTGSNAGTSTGAQQYSFSYQTDGDSLRLHMTGTGSTATTVSTSGPGVRRALVSRVIDRLATADHQPIQKRITAGQLDTLLRRELRENGITLDPTFGVMSAGEDTLRIAGPGADRAELVVSPLRTRLFPADVLASRADLLVSFPGQRWYLLAQVGPYAFATVVFAAFIIAGFVYAFRTIARQQRLSMHVRDFINNMVHEFKTPLSTITLAAEAVVRPDVIGQRTRIRRYVHVIGEETERMRNGVSKILQMAVVEEGDYELSLVPLDVHVLLEKAASAFAVQVESRGGTLTLHTGTSPAHATADALHLTNIVHNILENAVKYTAGVPEIIIRTEAAAGMVTIRISDNGIGMAPGEAGRVFDKYYRVSTGNLHDVKGFGLGLAYVRLMVTAMKGTVAIESDPGKGTTVIVSLPGAREGAA is encoded by the coding sequence ATGGCGCAGACGCGGACATACCGGTTCCTGGTGGCGGGCACCATCATCGCGGTGATCGGACTCCTGACGATCCAGGTCGTGCTGATCGATATGGCGTATCGTGCAGCAGACAGGGCGTTCCAGCAGAATGTGAATGCTGCGCTGCAGACCGTGGCCCAGGGGCTCGAAGCGCAGGAGATCGTGATGACCGTCGTGTGGGCCAATGACGACACAACGAACGATGTGCAGGTTGGCCCGTCGCAGCGACCGTCGCGGGTGTTGATGCGATTCGTGAAGGCCGCGAGGGGTGATTCGGGCGTGCAGCACCAGTCGGCGGTCTCTGTCCCGGATACACCAGGGCAGGGTCCTCTCCCCCACACGGTGCATATCCTGCGGTCGGAGCGGGGAGTGCTGCATGAAGAGATGATCCTCGATACCATATGTCGCGGTGCTGTGCGCACCGGGAGCAATGCCGGCACAAGCACGGGTGCGCAACAGTACAGCTTCAGCTATCAGACGGACGGTGATTCGCTACGCCTTCACATGACAGGGACGGGAAGCACTGCGACCACGGTCTCCACGTCGGGGCCAGGGGTACGGAGGGCGCTTGTTTCGCGCGTGATCGACCGTCTGGCGACCGCGGATCACCAGCCCATCCAGAAACGGATCACTGCCGGGCAGCTGGACACATTGCTCCGCCGCGAGCTGCGGGAGAACGGTATCACGCTGGATCCCACCTTCGGGGTGATGTCGGCAGGAGAGGATACGCTGCGCATCGCAGGCCCGGGTGCCGACCGTGCGGAGCTCGTCGTGTCGCCGTTGCGCACGCGGTTGTTCCCTGCGGATGTCCTCGCGTCCCGCGCTGATCTCCTTGTGAGTTTTCCCGGGCAACGATGGTATCTCCTCGCCCAGGTCGGGCCGTACGCCTTCGCGACCGTGGTATTCGCCGCGTTCATCATCGCCGGCTTCGTGTACGCGTTCCGGACCATCGCGCGGCAGCAGCGCTTGAGTATGCACGTGCGTGACTTCATCAACAACATGGTCCACGAATTCAAGACACCCCTTTCCACGATCACTCTTGCTGCCGAGGCGGTCGTCCGCCCCGATGTGATCGGCCAGCGTACGCGTATCCGCCGGTACGTGCATGTGATCGGTGAGGAGACGGAGCGCATGCGCAACGGCGTGAGCAAGATCCTGCAGATGGCGGTGGTGGAAGAGGGCGACTATGAACTTTCGCTCGTTCCGCTCGATGTGCACGTCCTCCTCGAGAAGGCCGCGTCGGCGTTCGCCGTCCAGGTGGAGAGCCGGGGTGGGACGTTGACGCTGCATACGGGGACTTCACCAGCGCACGCGACCGCGGATGCGCTGCATCTCACGAACATCGTGCACAACATCCTCGAGAACGCGGTGAAGTACACCGCCGGCGTTCCGGAGATCATCATCCGGACAGAGGCGGCAGCAGGCATGGTCACGATTCGCATCAGCGACAACGGGATCGGCATGGCGCCGGGAGAAGCCGGCCGCGTGTTCGACAAGTACTATCGCGTGTCCACCGGAAACCTGCACGACGTGAAGGGTTTCGGGCTTGGCCTTGCCTACGTGCGGCTGATGGTCACGGCGATGAAGGGGACCGTCGCCATCGAGAGCGATCCGGGGAAGGGGACGACAGTGATCGTGTCGCTTCCCGGCGCGCGGGAGGGGGCAGCATGA
- a CDS encoding cupin, translating to MPRLLAQPSIISAAGNKPKIIREVFGRVNSGDTAVSIAHMTSPEGWVEPGQTPSFDEYTYVLRGALRVEHRGGTIDVQAGQGIQVLKGEWIRYSSPAPGGADYIAVCIPAFSPDTVQRDA from the coding sequence ATGCCCCGTCTTCTTGCCCAACCATCCATCATCAGCGCCGCCGGTAACAAGCCGAAGATCATCCGCGAGGTCTTTGGACGCGTGAACTCCGGCGACACCGCCGTGAGCATCGCCCATATGACCAGCCCCGAAGGGTGGGTGGAACCGGGCCAGACACCGTCGTTCGACGAGTATACCTACGTCCTGCGCGGGGCGCTGCGCGTCGAGCACCGTGGAGGCACCATCGACGTGCAGGCGGGACAGGGCATCCAGGTACTAAAGGGTGAGTGGATCCGCTACAGCTCCCCCGCACCCGGCGGCGCGGACTACATCGCTGTGTGCATCCCTGCATTCTCTCCGGACACGGTGCAGCGGGACGCTTGA
- a CDS encoding HAD family phosphatase yields MIQAVIYDFGNVLCSFRVTSFFEHLARRSTCTVDQLQGLMPEISHLAIEYESGRMTSQQFFRDFSALARISVTEEEFITSYTNIFTPIDGTFDAIRRLTGRYRLGLLSNTNEWHFIHSIRPVAVFPLFDAVTLSYEVGAMKPASVIYEDMLKKLRVPADACVYFDDIQENVDAGTRAGMQARLFTTAEGMQADLAALGVTI; encoded by the coding sequence ATGATCCAGGCCGTCATCTACGATTTCGGGAACGTGCTCTGTTCGTTCCGCGTGACATCATTCTTCGAGCATCTTGCACGTCGTAGCACATGCACCGTGGACCAACTGCAGGGGCTGATGCCCGAGATCTCCCATCTTGCGATCGAGTATGAATCGGGACGGATGACATCGCAACAGTTCTTCCGCGACTTCTCGGCGCTCGCCCGGATCTCGGTCACCGAAGAGGAGTTCATCACGTCCTACACGAACATCTTCACGCCGATCGACGGGACGTTCGATGCGATCCGGCGCCTCACAGGCCGGTACCGGCTCGGCCTGCTCTCCAATACGAATGAATGGCACTTCATCCACTCCATCCGCCCCGTCGCAGTGTTCCCTCTGTTCGATGCCGTGACGCTCTCCTATGAAGTGGGAGCGATGAAACCGGCATCGGTGATCTACGAGGACATGCTGAAGAAGCTTCGCGTCCCGGCGGATGCCTGCGTGTATTTCGATGATATCCAGGAGAACGTGGATGCGGGAACCCGGGCAGGCATGCAGGCCCGTCTGTTCACCACCGCGGAAGGGATGCAGGCCGACCTTGCAGCACTCGGGGTGACCATCTGA